ATGAGCATCAGGAACACCGAGGAGACGATCTTCACGCCGTCCCGGGTTTTCACGAACTCCAGCGCCGGCCGGATGGTGTGTGCCGTGGTGTGGGCGGCGCCGGACACCATGCCGTCCACCACGCCCAGCTGCACCATCATGGTGCCGAAGTAGCTGCCGTCCAGCATCAGCTCCAACGCCTTGGGCAGGTCCACGCCCTTGTGCGCGCGGAGTTCAGCGTACTTTTCGGCGAACTGCTGGCGCAGCTCCGAAGTGGCGGGATCCACGATGTTGATGCCGGCCAGGTCGATGCCGCGGCTGGCCGCGAGCTCCCTGACATCCGATTCGCGCCCCAGCAGGGTGAGGTCGCAGACGTCGCGCCGGTGCAGGATCTCGGCCGCCCGGAGAATGCGGACGTCGTTTCCCTCCGGCAGGACGATGTGCCGCCGCTGGGCGCGCGCCCGCTCGATGAGGTCGTGCAGGAAGCGCAGGGGCGTCATGCGTTCGGCACGGGGCAGGTGCAGGCGTTCCAGCATCTCCGCCTCATCCACCCGCCTGGCCCACAGGCCGAGGGCCGATGCCACCTTCCTGCGGTGCCCGCTCCAGATCTCGCTGCGGACCTCGGAAACCCGGCGGGCCGTGGTGTACGTGTCGTCGGTCGTGGCGAACACCGGGAACGGGGCGGACGCCAGCAGCGGGTAGATGTTCGCGTCCGGGGCCAGGCCGCCGGTGAGGATCAGCGCGGACGGCACCGGGAACTCGGGCGAGAACGACGACGCCAGGCAGGCCACCATCACGTCCGCCCGGTCACCCGGCACGATCACCAGCGCGCCGTCGTCGAGCACGTTCAGGAAGTTGCCCACATTCATGGCGGCGACCTTGACGTCCCGGACGTCCCGCTCCATGTCCGCGCGGCCGGCGATCTGGCGGATGCCCAGCGCGGTGGCCACCTCGCCGGTGGTGGGGCGGGCGATGTCCTCCAGCTCCGGGAAAATGTACACCGGCCGGCCGGACGCGCCAAGCTTCACGGCGGCGGCGATCGCGTCCAAATCCTCCGGATCGGCGCGGTTCACCATGATGGCCAGCAGGGAACAATTCTCCGCGGCCAGCTCCTTGCGGGCGACGTCGACGGCGGCGGCCACCTCCGCGACGCTGCGCCCCTTCGCGCCCACCACCGCGACCATGGGGGCGGCCAGGTTGTTGGCGAGGCGGGCGTTGAGGTCGAATTCGACGGCGGCGTCATGGCCGGTGAGGTCCGTGCCCTCAACGATGATCACGTCGCAGTGCCGGCCCATTTCGGCGAAGATCTCCACGCACTGGGAGTAGATTTCCTCGCGCTTTCCTTCAGCGAGCAGGCCGCGGACCTCCGCGAACGTCAGGCCGCCGCGGCAGCGCTGGTCGGCCAGGTCGAAGCGGGACTTCATGAGCGCCACCATCGGGTCAGCCCCGGCGTCGTCCCCGTGGACCACGGGCTTGAAGAAGCCGATCCGGTCCGCGTGCCGGTGCAGCGTGTCCGCCAGGCCCAGCGCTATGAGCGACTTACCGGATCCCGGCGTAGTCGCACTGACGTATATCCCTTTGGCCATGATCCGCCCTTAGGTTGAAACGTGTGGTGCTCCGTTCGACCATCCTTTCACTTGTTGCCCGGCATTCTTCACGCGGGAGGGCGCGATTCCCGGTCGGCGGTGGATGAACAGGGCGGCAGCATCTCCGGTGTGGCCCGAGACCGCGACTTGTCATGAAGCATGCGTTCGTCGTGCCGCCTCTGCGGGCGTGGGTGACGGTCCACGGCTTGGGATTCACTCCTTGGGCGAGCTCCTGGTGCTCACGGGAAGGCCGGCCTTCCTGGTCCTGCTCCACCAGCCGGACCAGTTGGCCGCAATGGCTCCTGCTGGCGCCTCACCAGTGGCGAGCACAATGTGTTGCGCCGCGAAGCCCGTCAGTAAAGCCACAGTGACAGCCATAAGCATCCCTGCCACTACGTAGGAGCCCAACAGCACCGGAAATACCGTCTTCTCATCAATGAACGGCGACGGCGCCAATGTCCAGAGGATGGCGACTGCCCACGCACAAGCGTTGATGGGAATCCACCAAAAGGCACGCCGGATCACACGGCGCAGGACAAGCCATTGCAAGGTCGGAATGGAAGCCAGAAGCAGCACTCCACCGATGAGAATCCACGGAAGGGCGGAGGGAGAGCCGAAATCGAAGCCGACGACCGTGCTGGGCAGCATACCGATGGACCACGCGGCAGCGGCACCGGCGGCGGTAGCCGTGACCCACCAGGAACGCCGCACCGCCGAGGATCCGAAGCCGATCGACTGCCCGACCCCGAGCAGGATCCCTTCGCACGCGCCGGCGGCAATCATCATGGGGTAGACGACGGAGCCGGGCGCGGCGGACAGTGCCAATACCCCACCAACAGCAGCCGGGATCATGAATCCGATAGTCTCGCCGGCGGTAACCGCCAGCACCCACCGACACATGAATGAGCCTCTCATGTGGGTAGCTCTGTCCCGCGCATGGTCCCGATACTACGCATTACCGGGTCAGCAGCAAACGTGCCCGTATTTCCGCCTCATCCGAGCTCGCCGGATAAGCAAGATTTTCGACGCCGCACTGATGAACGCCAGAGTCCTGGGACCGGCGGCGGGGCGTTGTCCACATGAATAGGGGGAACCCGGTGGATCTTTCGCCCCTATGAATCACTTGTGCCCGGGTCTACCGTCAACTCATGAGGATCGTAGGGTTCCTTGTTGCACGGTGGTCATTCTCAGCAGGGCGCCGTACCGGATCGGCTATCGGAAGGTCCTAATCATGACTCGCCTGCTTCCGCGCAGAATGGTTTCAGGCGCACTCGTCTCCCTCCTGTTCTTTGGGGCGGTGTCATCCTTTGGCGGAGCCGTATTGGCCATCGTATTCAACGGAGCGGGAGTGCCGCTGGACCATCTGGCAGGTACATGGTTCTCGTCCGTCCCGGTGCTGGGGCTCGTCCTCGGCGTCATCGTCGGCGGAACGCAGTTGGTCGCCGCCTTTGCGTTGCTGAAGCGACGTCATTGGGCGCTGCTGGCGGCCGCGGTTGCCGGCTTCGGAATGCTCATCTGGATTTTCACCGAGCTTGCAGTCCTCGGATACTCCTGGCTGCAGAGCGTCTACTTCGGGCTGGGCATGTTGGAACTGATCCTCGTCCTTGCTCTGCTGGGGATTGCCCCCGGAGTCGTTTCTCCCGCGCACATGGACCAGGCCAGAAAAGTTGCCGGCCGGGTGAAGACAGCCCCGTTACCCCCCCACCCCCCGAATGAACCCACACCCCCTGCTGCCCGGCAGGCCTAACCGGAACGCTCACTGGTTCAGGCTGCCCCTTGGCGGCTTGAATACCTGGAGGAAAAATGGAACAGCTGATTCCCTGGCTTGTATTCTGCACGGCATTCCTTGCTCTGAGTCTGTGGAAGCCGGGGGCTGCCCGGATCTTCCTTGGCCTCTTCTTTATCCTCATGGCAGTGGCTGTAAACCTTGTGCTGAGCTTTGTGGCTCCGGAGCTGTTCGTGTCGCTCGGCACGGATGATCCGCTGGTGCCCTTCTACATGTGGGTGTTCCAAAATGTCGTGGCCCTTTTGCCGCAGGGTGTCGGTGTGCTGGCAGCGGCGGGGGAGCTTGCCGTGGGCCTGCTCATTCTTAGTCGCGGACGAAGAGTCAACATCGGCCTCGCCTCGGCAATCGCGTTCCTGTTGCTCATCACCCCCGTGGGGCTCTGGACCCTGCCCAACCCGGTGATGGCCGTTGGTGCGGCCTGGCTGATGACCAGGAACTTCCCTCGAAGCCTGGCCCAAATGCTCCGTGCGAGGCGCGGACGTACCATAGGGCGCACCGCGCTAGAACAGTGAAGAACCGCCATTCTCAACGAACAGCCACCGGCAGGATGGCCGCGAGAAGGTGCCGGACGGCCCCACCTAGATGGGTCTTTAGTGCGACCGACAGGCTAGTACGCGTCAGAGCGGAAATGTCACAAAGCCCTACCCAGGCGGGGCGCCGCGGCGCGGGCGATCCGGGCCGCATCACGCCCGCAGCCGGGCCAGCGGCGCGGGCGATCCGGGCCGCATCACGCCCGCAGCCGGGCCAGCGGCGCGGGCGATCCGGGCCGCGGCTCTTGACAGCATGCCCCAAAATGGGATTACCTAATGAACATTCGGTAAATAAAGCTGGAGGCAATGACGCATGGCTGAACTAACCATTCCCGGGGCGACCCACCAGATCCTGAAAGACGACTATGCCTCCGAGTGGATGGGCATCGAAGTCCTCAAGCTGGACGACGGGCACGCCACCATCCGCATGACGCTCCGGCAGGAAATGCTCAACGGCTTTGGCATGGCCCACGGCGGAATGATCTTCGCCTTCGGTGACACCGCCTTCGCCCTCGCCTGCAACCCCGCCAGCCCGCCACCCGGCGCAGCAGGGGCCGGGGCCGACAGCATCACCGTGGCCGCCGGCGTCGACATCAACTTCCTCAAGCCCGCCTACAGCGGCCAGGTGATCACCGCCGTCGCCAACCGCCGAGCCCATTCGGGCCGCAGCGGCCTGTACGACATCCAGATCTACGCCGCAGACCCGAATACTGCTGGCCCGCACGCAGCAGCCGGCTCGCCCGCGGATTCCTCCGCCGGCGCTGCCGAAACCGACACCCCGGGCGAACTCATCGCCGAGTTCCGCGGCCGCAGCCGCACCATCTCCAAGAAATAGAAACAGGGAACCCCAGATGACCCTCCACGCCACTGAACCAGCCGCCGCCACCGACGCCGTGCTGGACCCCGAAGAAACCATGTCCCGCGACGAACTGGAGGTTCTCCAGCTCAGCAGGCTTCAGCACACCGTCGCCTACGCCTACGACCGCGTCCCGCTGTACAAGCGCAAATTCGACGCGGCCGGCATCCACCCCACGGACCTCCGGGAACTGGCGGACCTGGGCAACTTCCCCTTCACCACCAAGGAGGACCTGCGCCAGGAATACCCGTTCGGCATGTTCGCGGTGCCGCAGAACGAGGTGGCCCGGATCCACGCCAGCTCCGGCACCACCGGACGCCCCACCGTGGTGGGCTACACCAAGAAGGACCTCGCCGACTGGGCCAAGCTCGTGGCCCGATGCCTCCGCGCCTCCGGCGTCCGGCCCGGCATGAAGGTCCACAACGCCTACGGCTATGGCCTCTTCACCGGCGGGCTTGGCGCCCACGCCGGTGCCGAAGCGCTGGGCTGCACCGTGATCCCCATGTCCGGCGGCCAGACGGAACGCCAGATCCAGATGATCCAGGACTTCGAGCCGGACGTCATCCTGGCCACCCCCACCTACCTGCTCACCATCGCCGACGCGATGGCACACATGGGCATCGACCCCACGTCCACCTCGCTCAAGTACGCCGTGCTCGGCGCCGAGCCATGGACGCAGGAGATGCGCCACGAGCTTGAGGTCACCATGAACATCAAGGCGTGCGACATCTACGGCCTGTCCGAGGTCATGGGGCCCGGCGTGGCCGGCGAAGCCGTGGAGACCCAGGACGGCAGCCACATCTGGGAGGACCACTTCCGCCCGGAGATCATCGACCCCTTCAACCCTGCGCCCGGCAAGGAGAACGTCCTGGGCGATGGCGAGCACGGCGAACTGGTCTTCACCTCGCTCACCAAGGAAGCCCTGCCGATCATCCGCTACCGCACCAAGGACCTCACGCGCCTGCTCCCGGGCACCGCGCGGCCGGCACACCGCCGGATGGGCCGCATCACCGGCCGCAGCGACGACATGATCATCCTCCGCGGTGTGAACCTGTTCCCCTCGCAGATCGAGGAGATCGCCCTCCGCATCCCCGAGCTCAGCCCGCACTTCCAGCTGGAACTCACGCGCCCGGAGGGCCAGCGGATGGATCAGCTCACGGTGAAGATCGAGCGCCGTGACACCGTCACCTACGAGGCAAGCACGACGGCGGCCCGCACCCTGCGCGAGCAGATCAAGATCCACGTGGGTTCTTCGTGCACGGTTGACGTGGTTGCTCCGGGCTCGCTGGAGCGTTCAAACGGCAAGCTGCGCCGGATCTACGACCTGCGCCCCAAGGGCTAACGCGCTGCTTTGGACATTGGGATGGTCCCCGGCCGTTGCCGCCGGGGACCATCTTTGCGGGAAGGCATTCAGTGCACTGCTGCCAATGCGCGACAGCGCTGTGACGTGCCGATGGCTAACCGTCTACCGGGCAACCCAATGTGCCTGATCCCGTCCCGGTCTTTGGAGCTGTTCCATTGTGTGAGCCGGTCCCCGAGCCGACAGTTCCCAATACAATTTTTCTAGCACCGGAGCCCTTCACAGGCAAGGGGTTTTGGGCGTTTCCTCCGGCTTATGCGTGTTGACCGAACGTTCGTGAGAAAATAGCCGTTATGTCCACAACTGATGCACCCACCAAACGCGGCCGCCCCGGATACGACCAGCAGTCGGTGCTGCAGATCGCCGTCGAGGTCTTCAACCGCCACGGCTACGACGCCACGTCCATGGGTATCCTTGCCGAAAACCTGGGCATCTCCAAGTCCGCCATCTACCACCATGTGCCGTCCAAGGGGGATCTCCTCAAGCTGGCCCTCGACCACGCCCTTGGCGGCCTCGAGGCCATACTGGACCAGCCGGAGGCCCAGTCCGGAAGCGCCGACGCGCGCCTGGAGTTCGTCCTCCGCCAGACCATCTCCGTGCTGGTGGAACGGCTCCCGTTCGTAACGCTGCTGCTCCGCCTGCGCGGCAACACGGATATCGAGCGCAACGCCATGGAACGCCGCCGCACCTTCGACCACAAGGTGGCTGCACTGATCTCCGCGGCCCGCGACGAAGGCTCCCTCCGCGAGGACATTGACCCCCGCACGGTCACCCGGCTCCTGTTCGGCACCATCAACTCGATTGTTGAGTGGTACAAGCCGAGCGGTTCGCTGTCGCCCGAAAAACTGGCCGACGACGTCATCACTATGGCATTCAAAGGTCTCAACGCGCCACGCTGATCCTGTTCTCCCCCACGTCCTCCCCATGTTCTCCAACCGGTGGCCGGGGCCATCATTGACGGCGCGATAACCGGCGCCCACCCTGTAGTCATGGCAACGAAGTTATCCGAAGTTATCTTCGGTACATTCCCCCAGCTGCGCTACCAGCCCACGGCGAAAAGGGTCCGCGCCATGGTAGGCGGGAACGCCGTCGTCGACACCGTTTATGCCTTGCTGGTCTGGGAGCCCAAACGGGTAACCCCCATTTTCGCCGTGCCCGAAGTGGACCTGCAGGCCGAGCTGACGCTGCCGGCCCTGCAGGCCGGTGATGTCGCGGAACACGGATTCAGGATGGGCCAGGACGGACCGCCGGCGCTGGATCCGCGGACTGGCTTCGGGCGGCACACCACCTCCGGCGAGGAGCTCGACGTCGTAACCTCCGAGGTGAGGTTGCCCCGCGCGGCCTTCCGGCCGACCGATCCGGACCTTGCCGGATACGTGGCGCTGGATTTCAAAGCCTTCGACTGGTTGGAGGACGACGAGGAGATCATCGGCCATCCCCGTGATCCGTTCCACCGGGTGGACATCCGCGCGTCGTCGCTCGCGGTTGATGTGAGGCTCGACGACGTGACGCTGGCAACCACGAACGGCGCGCAGCTGCTCTACGAAACCATGCTTCCGGTGCGTTATTACATTCCCCCGGCCGACGTCCGCCTGGACCTCATGGAAGCCAGCCCCAAGAAGACGGTGTGCCCCTACAAGGGGACGGCGAGCTATTGGACCTACCCGCAGTCCGAAAACGGGAAGAACATCGCCTGGATGTACGACCCCCGTTTCCGTGACGCCGCGCAGATCCACGGGCTGGTCAGTTTCTTCAATGAGCGGGTGGACATCACGGTGGACGGCGTCCGGCAGGAACGGCCAGTCACGCCGTGGTCCGTGGCGTTGTCGGAATCGCCGTGAACGGCTGCGCGGGCTGGCGCGGGCCGGCGCGGGCAAAAGATAAGGCGCCCCGCTGAGCCGGAACGCCCGTCCTCTTCGCCCTGGGCCAGTTAGAGCTGGTACTCCGCCTGCTGCCCAAAGGTCTCATGGATGCACAGAATGTTGTTCTCGGTGTCCATGAACCATGCGCACTTCTCATGTTCGGTGGAACAGATGTGGTTCTCCGTCTTCAGGTCAGGGAGATCGTAATCCTGGAACCTGATGCCCCTGGCTTCCATATCCTGGACAGTACGCTCGATGTCGCGGACCTCAAAGCTAAGGGTTGTGTGATCGGAGTGCTTGCCATCCTTCACGGGCATCAGCTGCAGCATGGGGCCGTCGCCGCTGCCAAACAATTCGCTTCCGTCGTCTGCCACGCCACGATGGGGAAGTCCAAGAGTTTCCGCGTAGAAACGGCGGGCGCGCTCTTTGTCATCCACGGGCAGGACGGTTGTGGCTGTGTTCAATACTAGGGTCATTTCGCCACCTCCTACGCTGAAAATCTTACGCCGGAGCCGGGCAGAAAGATCTTACGAAAAGGTGCACAACCGCCCAAACAAAGGCCAGGACGCTCTCTCACTTCCCGTCGCCCAAACGCCGACGCTCTCCCACTTCCCGTCGTTTAAACGGCAACGCTCTCTCACTTCCTGAACCGAAATCCCCAACGCTCTCTCACCGGGCTGACCGGGTGAGAGAACGTTGGGCGAAAGGGCGCAACTGGTGAGAGAGCGTCTGGAAAAAACCCACCAGAAGTGAGAGAGCGCCGGTAGAAAAGCGACAGGAAGTGAGAGAGCGTCCTGATTGTGGGGCGGCTACTTTTCGATCGGTTACTTTTCGACCAGGGTGAGGACGTCGTAATTGGCTACGATTTCGTCGTTCTGGTTGGTGATGACGGCGTCCCAGGCCACCTCGCCGTATTCGTCGGTCTCGCGAGGGGTGATCTTCTTCGCGGTCAGGGTGACGCGGATGGAATCCCCTGCGGCAACAGGAGTGATGAAGCGCAGGTTCTCGAGGCCTGAGTTCGCCAGCACGGGGCCCGGAGCGGGCTCGACGAACAGCCCGGCAGCCCAGCTGAGCAGCAGGTAGCCGTGCGCCACGATGCCGGGAAAGAACGGGTTGGCCTCCGCGGCTTCCTGGTTGGTGTGCGCGTAGAAGGTGTCGCCCGTGGAGTTGGCGAACGCGGTGATGTCCTCCAGCGTGACCTGCCGCAGCCCGGAACGGACGGCGTCGCCGATCCGCAGCGTCTCCAGGGACTTCCGGAACGGGTGCGTGCCCTCGGTCTCCACGGTGAAGTTGCGGTCCGCGCCCGTGTGCCAGACGCCTGTGACGGCGGTGAGCATGTTGGGCGAGCCCTGGATGGCGGTGCGCTGCATGTGGTGCATCACGGAGCGGATGCCGCCCAGTTCTTCGCCGCCGCCGGCACGTCCCGGCCCGCCGTGCACCAGGTGCGGGACCGGTGAGCCGTGGCCGGTGGAGCTGCGGGCGTCCTCGCGGTTGAGCATGAGCACGCGGCCGTGGTGCGCGGCGATCCCGGTGACCAGCTCCCGTGCCACGGCCGGATCGTTGGTACACACCGAGGCAACCAGCGAGCCGCCACCGCGGGCGGCGAGACGGACGGCGTCGGCAAGGTCCGTGTAGCCGATCACCGAGGAAACCGGCCCGAAGGCCTCCAGCGAGTGGACTTCCTCGGCCTCGGCGTCCGCCCAGCTGAGCAGAACCGGGGACATAAAGGCACCGCTCTCGACGACGCCCACTCCCCCGTCTGCCTTGGTCACCTTGGGCGAATCGAGCGTGCCGTACGCGAGCTCGCCGCCGGCATCGAGCATGGACTGCACAGCAGCGCGGACATCGGCCAGCTGCTCGAGCGAAGCCAGGGCACCCATGGTGACGCCCTCGGCGCGGGGGTCACCCAGCACCACGCGTTCCTCGATGCGCGCACCCACGGCGGCAACGACGTCGGACACCAACTCCTGCGGCACGATGGTGCGCCGAATGGAGGTGCACTTCTGGCCGGCCTTGACTGTCATTTCGGTGACCACGGACTTGATGAAAGCGTCGAATTCCGGGGTGCCCTTCACCGCGTCCGGGCCGAGGATGGCGGCGTTGAGCGAGTCCGTCTCCGAGGTGAACCGGACCCCGCCCTTCACGACGTTCGGGTGTGACTTCAGCGAGTTGGCCGTGGACGCCGAGCCGGTGAAGGCCACGAGGTCGCGGTAATCGAGGTGGTCCAGGATTGTGCGGGCCGAGCCGGAGATGAGCTGGAGGGATCCCTTGGGCAGGATGTTGGACTCGATCATGGCCTTGACGACGGCCGCAGCCACGTACCCGGTGGGTGTGGCCGGCTTGACGATGGTGGGAACGCCGGCGATGAACGCGGGCGCAAACTTCTCCAGCATGCCCCAGACCGGGAAGTTGAAGGCGTTGATCTGCACGGCCACCCCGGGGATGCGCGTGTAGATGTGCTCACCGGCGAAGGAGCCGTCCCGGGACAGCACCTCCATGGGGCCATCGACCACCACCTGGGAGTTGGGCAGCTCGCGGCGGCCCTTGGACCCGAACGTGAACAGCACGCCGATGCCGCCGTCGATGTCCACCATGGAGTCGATCTTGGTGGCGCCGGTCTGCGCGGACAGCTCGTAGAAGTGTTCGCGGCGCGCGTTCAGGTACTGCGCCAGTTCCTTCAGCTTGAGGGCGCGCTGGTGGAAGGTCAGCGTGCCAAGCTCCTTCTGGCCGGTAGTGCGGCCGTAATCCACGACGTCGGCAAGGTCCAGTCCTTCGGTGCTCACCTTGGCGAGGAGCTCGCCGGTGCTGGCATCCAGGACGGGGACGGCGGAGGCCGCCGCTCCGGCGTCGGGCGTCCACCAGGCGTCCCGGACGAAACTGGGGACGGTCTCCACGGTGTCCAGTGAGGATTTCGGAGCAGTTGCAGTGGTGGTCATCGTTGACGGGTCCTTCCAACGCGGGGCAAGATCATCACGGCCAGAGCATTACTGACCGTCCGTTCGGTAATATGTCTACAGTACATGAATGTGCCTTGCTGCACACTAGAGGAACCCCAACGAAAGCGAAGTGGCCATGCAGCCTGAAACCGGCAGCCCGGAACTGTGGAAGATCACCCTCGGCGAACTCGACGAGAAGATGGGCGTGAAAATCGTCGAGGAATCCGTAGAGCGCGTGGTCGCCACGATGCCGGTGGAGGGCAACCGGCAGTCGTTCGGGCTGCTCCACGGCGGTGCATCCCTGGCCGTGGGCGAGGCCGTGGGGTCCTGGGCAGCCGTGATCCACGCCAGCACGCTGGGCAAGACCGCCGTGGGCGTGGACGTCTCCGCCACCCACCATAAATCCGCGCGCGAAGGCCACATCACCATCACGGCCACGCCCATCCACCTGGGCGGAACGCTGACCACGCACGAGGTCCTGCTCACCAACGACGCCGGCCAGCGGCTGTGCACCCTGCGGATCACCAACCTGCTCCTGGACAGGAAAGGCTGACGCAGCCCACCGGGCGACCTCGCGCAAAAGCCTCGCCAAAATTTCGTTCCTTTGCACCCAAGGACGGCACACCTGGCCGGCAGTAAGGGCGTAAGCACAAACACCGCCCCACCACCCC
This genomic window from Arthrobacter sp. 24S4-2 contains:
- the pta gene encoding phosphate acetyltransferase — translated: MAKGIYVSATTPGSGKSLIALGLADTLHRHADRIGFFKPVVHGDDAGADPMVALMKSRFDLADQRCRGGLTFAEVRGLLAEGKREEIYSQCVEIFAEMGRHCDVIIVEGTDLTGHDAAVEFDLNARLANNLAAPMVAVVGAKGRSVAEVAAAVDVARKELAAENCSLLAIMVNRADPEDLDAIAAAVKLGASGRPVYIFPELEDIARPTTGEVATALGIRQIAGRADMERDVRDVKVAAMNVGNFLNVLDDGALVIVPGDRADVMVACLASSFSPEFPVPSALILTGGLAPDANIYPLLASAPFPVFATTDDTYTTARRVSEVRSEIWSGHRRKVASALGLWARRVDEAEMLERLHLPRAERMTPLRFLHDLIERARAQRRHIVLPEGNDVRILRAAEILHRRDVCDLTLLGRESDVRELAASRGIDLAGINIVDPATSELRQQFAEKYAELRAHKGVDLPKALELMLDGSYFGTMMVQLGVVDGMVSGAAHTTAHTIRPALEFVKTRDGVKIVSSVFLMLMPDRVLVYGDCAVNPDPNAEQLADIALASADTSVQFGVEPRVAMLSYSSGGSGSGEAVEKVRQATELVKSRRPDLPVEGPIQYDAAVDASIAASKMPGSSVAGQATVFIFPDLNTGNNTYKAVQQTSGAVAVGPVLQGLRKPVNDLSRGCTVEDIVNTVAITAVQAQSGA
- a CDS encoding hotdog fold thioesterase; translation: MAELTIPGATHQILKDDYASEWMGIEVLKLDDGHATIRMTLRQEMLNGFGMAHGGMIFAFGDTAFALACNPASPPPGAAGAGADSITVAAGVDINFLKPAYSGQVITAVANRRAHSGRSGLYDIQIYAADPNTAGPHAAAGSPADSSAGAAETDTPGELIAEFRGRSRTISKK
- the paaK gene encoding phenylacetate--CoA ligase PaaK is translated as MTLHATEPAAATDAVLDPEETMSRDELEVLQLSRLQHTVAYAYDRVPLYKRKFDAAGIHPTDLRELADLGNFPFTTKEDLRQEYPFGMFAVPQNEVARIHASSGTTGRPTVVGYTKKDLADWAKLVARCLRASGVRPGMKVHNAYGYGLFTGGLGAHAGAEALGCTVIPMSGGQTERQIQMIQDFEPDVILATPTYLLTIADAMAHMGIDPTSTSLKYAVLGAEPWTQEMRHELEVTMNIKACDIYGLSEVMGPGVAGEAVETQDGSHIWEDHFRPEIIDPFNPAPGKENVLGDGEHGELVFTSLTKEALPIIRYRTKDLTRLLPGTARPAHRRMGRITGRSDDMIILRGVNLFPSQIEEIALRIPELSPHFQLELTRPEGQRMDQLTVKIERRDTVTYEASTTAARTLREQIKIHVGSSCTVDVVAPGSLERSNGKLRRIYDLRPKG
- a CDS encoding TetR/AcrR family transcriptional regulator; its protein translation is MSTTDAPTKRGRPGYDQQSVLQIAVEVFNRHGYDATSMGILAENLGISKSAIYHHVPSKGDLLKLALDHALGGLEAILDQPEAQSGSADARLEFVLRQTISVLVERLPFVTLLLRLRGNTDIERNAMERRRTFDHKVAALISAARDEGSLREDIDPRTVTRLLFGTINSIVEWYKPSGSLSPEKLADDVITMAFKGLNAPR
- a CDS encoding DUF427 domain-containing protein — its product is MATKLSEVIFGTFPQLRYQPTAKRVRAMVGGNAVVDTVYALLVWEPKRVTPIFAVPEVDLQAELTLPALQAGDVAEHGFRMGQDGPPALDPRTGFGRHTTSGEELDVVTSEVRLPRAAFRPTDPDLAGYVALDFKAFDWLEDDEEIIGHPRDPFHRVDIRASSLAVDVRLDDVTLATTNGAQLLYETMLPVRYYIPPADVRLDLMEASPKKTVCPYKGTASYWTYPQSENGKNIAWMYDPRFRDAAQIHGLVSFFNERVDITVDGVRQERPVTPWSVALSESP
- a CDS encoding VOC family protein, with amino-acid sequence MTLVLNTATTVLPVDDKERARRFYAETLGLPHRGVADDGSELFGSGDGPMLQLMPVKDGKHSDHTTLSFEVRDIERTVQDMEARGIRFQDYDLPDLKTENHICSTEHEKCAWFMDTENNILCIHETFGQQAEYQL
- the paaZ gene encoding phenylacetic acid degradation bifunctional protein PaaZ translates to MTTTATAPKSSLDTVETVPSFVRDAWWTPDAGAAASAVPVLDASTGELLAKVSTEGLDLADVVDYGRTTGQKELGTLTFHQRALKLKELAQYLNARREHFYELSAQTGATKIDSMVDIDGGIGVLFTFGSKGRRELPNSQVVVDGPMEVLSRDGSFAGEHIYTRIPGVAVQINAFNFPVWGMLEKFAPAFIAGVPTIVKPATPTGYVAAAVVKAMIESNILPKGSLQLISGSARTILDHLDYRDLVAFTGSASTANSLKSHPNVVKGGVRFTSETDSLNAAILGPDAVKGTPEFDAFIKSVVTEMTVKAGQKCTSIRRTIVPQELVSDVVAAVGARIEERVVLGDPRAEGVTMGALASLEQLADVRAAVQSMLDAGGELAYGTLDSPKVTKADGGVGVVESGAFMSPVLLSWADAEAEEVHSLEAFGPVSSVIGYTDLADAVRLAARGGGSLVASVCTNDPAVARELVTGIAAHHGRVLMLNREDARSSTGHGSPVPHLVHGGPGRAGGGEELGGIRSVMHHMQRTAIQGSPNMLTAVTGVWHTGADRNFTVETEGTHPFRKSLETLRIGDAVRSGLRQVTLEDITAFANSTGDTFYAHTNQEAAEANPFFPGIVAHGYLLLSWAAGLFVEPAPGPVLANSGLENLRFITPVAAGDSIRVTLTAKKITPRETDEYGEVAWDAVITNQNDEIVANYDVLTLVEK
- a CDS encoding PaaI family thioesterase, with the translated sequence MQPETGSPELWKITLGELDEKMGVKIVEESVERVVATMPVEGNRQSFGLLHGGASLAVGEAVGSWAAVIHASTLGKTAVGVDVSATHHKSAREGHITITATPIHLGGTLTTHEVLLTNDAGQRLCTLRITNLLLDRKG